The following DNA comes from Candidatus Anaeroferrophillus wilburensis.
CGAGACAAGTCTGCCCGGACATGGAACATCAGAAGGAGGGGCATGATCAGGTTATTGAGCAGCATGGTGCTGAGGGTCACCGAGGAGACCACCACCATGCCGGTGGCTGCTGACAGGCCGCCGATAAAGGCCAGCACCGACAAGCTCAGCTGGGAGTTCAGCAGCGGCAGGGTAAGAACATAGGTATCGGCCGTCGATGAAAGGCCGCCAATTTTCAACAAGCCGCCGAACGAGATGGGAACCACAAAGAGGTTGATGAGGAACAGGTACAAGGGAAACAGACACATGGCTTTTTTGATATGTTCCTCACGATGATTTTCGATCACCGCCATATGAAACTGGCGCGGCAGAAACATGACTGCCGACATCGACAGAACGATCATCGTAAACCATGACTGGTAGCTGTTTGCCCGGGAGGTATTGATGAGCAGCAGATGCTTATAGAGGTCGTGATTGGCAATCTGGGTAAGGATATCTTTAAAGCCGTCAAACATGCCGTAGGTGACAAACAGGCCAACCAGGAAAAAGGCCAGCAGCTTGACAATCGACTCAAGGGCCACCGCCGCCACCATGCCCTCATGCTTTTCCGACGCATCCAAGTGCCGGGCACCGAACAAGCCGCCAAAAATGGCCAGCACCACCGAGATATAGAAAGCGGTATCCTGGTAGATGGGATAGGCACCCGGCATTGGTGGGGCGGCAAAAACGCCCACTACCAACGGCACGGGATGGACGAGAATATCAAAGGTGGTCGAGATTGCCTTGAGCTGCAAGGCAATGTACGGCATAATGCCGATAATCGCAATGACCGTTACCAGCGCTCCCAGACGGGGGCATTTGCCATAGCGGGAACTGATGAAATCGGCAATCGAGGTAATGTTGTTTTCATGGGTTATGCGGATCATCTTGCGAAGGATAAACCACCAGGAGAAGGCAGTCAGGGTGGGACCAAGGTAGATGGTCAGAAACTTGAAACCGGTATTGGCCATCTCGCCAACACTGCCATAGTAGGTCCACGATGAACAGTAGACGGCCAGTGACAGGGCATAAATAGTCGGGTTGGCGACGATACTACGGCCCTGGAACTTACGCCGGTCGGCATAGTAGGCCGCCGCAAAAAGCAGGAGAAGATAACCAAGGGAAATGCCGGCAATCAGCAGGTGGCGGTTATCCAGGATATGGGTAGAGACAAAAGGCGGCATTCCCTAACATCCCTCTCCTCGGTCAACAACAGGAAGCAGGCCTGGACATACGCGATATCTTGAGACACCCGCAGACCAGAAAAAACATCTCATGAAGAGAAACCGATGGCAAACGGCATGAAAAAGCCCCGCAGGCATATTGGTTAATGTACCCGGCGGGGCCAGAATTGTCAAATATCTCAAACGGTCATCAGTGCCATAGCCAGGTGAACTGCCATAATACCGCTGACAACCAGCTCAGGACGTCCGCAATCATCAGACAAGTTTACAACGTCGTCATGCAGGCGATAATCTGCTCACCAAACTCCCGACACCCCACTTCCCGGGCACCGTCCATCTGGCGGGCCAGGTCATAGGTCACCTGCTTTTTGAGGATGGCCTGCTGCAAAGCCCGCTCAACCATGGCTGCCGCTTCCGGCCAGCCCAGCAGGTCGAGCATCATTTTCCCCGACAGGATGAGTGAACCGGGATTAACCTTGTCAAGGCCGGCATACTTGGGCGCCGTGCCATGGGTTGCTTCAAAAATGGCAATGCCGTCACCGATATTGGCTCCGGGAGCCATGCCCAGACCACCCACCTGGGCGGCGCAGGCATCGGACAGATAATCGCCGTTGAGGTTGGGGGTCGCAATCACCTCATACTCCGCCGGCCGCAGAAGGAGCTGCTGGAACATGGCATCGGCAATCCGGTCATTGACCAGGATCTTGCCCACCGGCAGCTGGCCATCATAGGTGGCATAAAGCTCTTCTTCAGTAATCACCTGCCCGGCAAACTCTTCCCGGGCCACTTCGTAACCCCATTGCCGGAAAGCCCCTTCGGTAAACTTCATGATATTACCTTTATGAACCAGGGTCACCACCCGGCGCCGATGTTCGATGGCATATTCAATGGCCATCCGCACCAGCCGTTTACTGCCCTCCGGGCTGATGGGCTTGATACCGATACCAGCTGACGGCCGGATAGCCGCCCCCATTTCGGAGCGCA
Coding sequences within:
- the icd gene encoding isocitrate dehydrogenase (NADP(+)), with the protein product MLIGYQGGSFQVPDRPAIGFIEGDGTGPDIWRATQPVLDAAVAKAYGGRRQIAWQPLLVGEKAYKETGSYLPEGALAKIRQYRVSIKGPLSTPVGGGIRSLNVALRHHFDLYACVRPVRYYDGVPNPMKNPELLNVVIFRENTEDVYAGIEWESGSADAEKVISFLRSEMGAAIRPSAGIGIKPISPEGSKRLVRMAIEYAIEHRRRVVTLVHKGNIMKFTEGAFRQWGYEVAREEFAGQVITEEELYATYDGQLPVGKILVNDRIADAMFQQLLLRPAEYEVIATPNLNGDYLSDACAAQVGGLGMAPGANIGDGIAIFEATHGTAPKYAGLDKVNPGSLILSGKMMLDLLGWPEAAAMVERALQQAILKKQVTYDLARQMDGAREVGCREFGEQIIACMTTL